Genomic DNA from uncultured Methanospirillum sp.:
TCCTGCCACCAGTCTGGCAAGCTGAAGGGATGCCGCTATACGTCCATGCGGGTTTCTTCTCCCTGTCTCCTGGGGTTCATCATACCAGAGGTGGACAGATCTGAACTCCTCTGGGATGCGTCGCATGATGTACCCAATAATCCTGCCTCCCCTGGGTAGATCGGTAAGCGGTTTGAGTGGCCATGTCAAAAATTGCAGCAACTCATTGTCAGGAGGTGAGGCAACCATTGTGCGGATCTTATCATCTATCTCCTGGGTCCTTCGATGGGGATGAAAGATCTTGGCACACCTGGAATCATCACCAGCCAGAAAGTAGATCTCTCCCTCTCCTCCGGATTTCCCTGTTGAGATCAGGGTGCATACCCTCCCGTCAGGTTCATAGGCTGTGAGCCTGGCTCGTGGCTGTTGTCTAATTGATGCACGTGTTTTCCTGACCTGCACCGGCGTGCGTCTTCCGGGTACAACTTCAAGGGTGAGGATCTGCATACCCACGTTGGTTATGATCTGGATCGGTACGCTCATGCTCCGATCCGGTTCGAGCATCCGGGTATCAATTTTTAACAGAATCTTCGTGCTTTTTTCAACAGGGAAGATTGATGGCAGGATCTTAATCCAGGGAACCGGTGCAGGGATTGTCCCTCTCAGAATTCCTGTACCCTCGTTCTGGATGGTGAGTGTCTCTTCGATGATCCCTCTCTTGTCCCATATACACCTGATCCGGGATGGTGAGAGTTTCATTACCGGACCATCACCGCTCCTGAAATTGATCGAGACGGGGACAACCAGTTCTCCTCCTGTGCTTCTTATCCTGATTCTTCCGGTAGGCTGCCTTGCACCAGGCGCCTTGGAAGTTTTTATTATGACCTGAACTGCCTGTATGCTCTGTGTCCAGAGTGTTCTGGTTTTGACTTCTATCCAGTCCGACTCTGACTCAACAGTGCCACTAAGAAGTCCGCTTCCCGTGTTCCGGACCATGAGATCAAAAGAGAAGTCCTCACCTTTACGGAGGTTACAGAACTGAAACTGGCGTTCATCAAGTGCAATACCGGGCTTTACCGCAGGATGGGCAATATATTCAACGTTGATCTTTGCCGTTCCTCCGTTGGTGATGATGGTTACGGCCCCTTTTTTCGGGCTGGCGGCAGAAGAGCGTTCAGGTGTGATCTCGATTCTGAAAGGAACTAGAAATGGTGTCTCTATACGTGGGTTTGGGATTCTGATCCATTTCACATCTGAAATGGCAGTTCCCTTGAGAATGCCTCCCCCTTCGTTCATGATCGTGAGGATCTCAGTCTTTACCCCGGCTCCACTCTGAACCGGTATCAGGCTCCGATCAACCTGCAGCCGTGGCGGGCGGTTTCCGGTAAAAAGTGCAGCCATTCGTAATCCTTTACGATTCTCTTTGAGATGCTTGTTCCCTGAACAGAATCACCATGGTCTTGTCATCGCCTGAAAGTTCCTGCATTTTTCTGGAAGAGAGCAATGTGGTGATGTCAGGTTCAGGATTTTTTCCGGTTTGAACTTTTTTTTCTATGAATGAGAGTAAAGGAAGAATGAATGGCTCATGTGGCTGATATCCGCCACCACGTTTTACTGCAACTGCTCCCTGGCATCCGTCAGTTACGATGACTGCGTGATCTATCTCAATCGTAGGAGTAATGCGGAGTTGTCTCTCCCAGTCTGCCTGCATAAGGCTGGCTGTTTCATTTGCATATTCACTCTCACCTGGTGGTGACAGAATGACCACATTCCCCTCCCTTATACCCACGGCAATCCCGTCTCCAATATGTCCGATGGTGATCTTTTCATCAGAGTAGCAGGCAACGATCAGTGTTGAAGCAAACTCTGCCGGAGCCATCCTCTGCTCCTCTGCCTCCGTGAGCACAGCCTCCCGGGCTTTGAGAAATGCCTGTTTTATCCGCTCTTCAGGCTGGAGATCAGGTGATTCAGGATCAGCGACTACTGCACGAGATGCAGTTTCCACCGCAATTCGTGCTCCTGTATCGGCATGCTCAGCACTTCCAAGTCCGTCAGCTACTGCAACTCCCCAGGTGTTTCCTGAACACAAAGCCGTATACGCATCCTGGCATGGCTGGCCGGATTGTATGTGTCTGCTACCCCGGACTGAATCTCCAAATATCCTGATACTCATGTTACTGCCCGGGAGTTCTGGTTCTGTTTTTGTGCTGCCATCAGAAGATCAGAGGGGTACAACGCCCCACCCGTCTGGACCTGTTGGGTTTTCAAGACTGATCTGTTCCCCGATACGTGAGTCTGAAATTTTGGCAAGACTTCTGGAGAGCCAGAGAAACATGTCTGACCATTGTGCCTCTTTGAGCTGGAGTGGCGTGCGGTTCGGGGGAGAGAGTTCACGAAGGACTGTCATGTTGGCCTGATCCACGCCCAGGGCCCAGAAGAGGAATTTTCTGTCTGCTTCACCCCCATGGATCACCTGAATCACCTCCTGCCACCTGGCATCACCCCGGGACATATCTGTCGGCTGTCCGTCTGTGACCAGGAATATCCAGGGGCGGTAATAGTCCACTCCTGTCTCACGGTATTCAGCCTTGCGTTTCTCAATAAGTGAAGCAGCCTCAAGTATCGCAGCTCCCATCGGTGTGTACCCGCCTGCTTCGAGTTCAGGGGGTTCGAACTGGCTTATTCCGGTGAACTGCTGTATGACTTCAACAGTCCTCCCAAAGGA
This window encodes:
- a CDS encoding PP2C family serine/threonine-protein phosphatase, with protein sequence MSIRIFGDSVRGSRHIQSGQPCQDAYTALCSGNTWGVAVADGLGSAEHADTGARIAVETASRAVVADPESPDLQPEERIKQAFLKAREAVLTEAEEQRMAPAEFASTLIVACYSDEKITIGHIGDGIAVGIREGNVVILSPPGESEYANETASLMQADWERQLRITPTIEIDHAVIVTDGCQGAVAVKRGGGYQPHEPFILPLLSFIEKKVQTGKNPEPDITTLLSSRKMQELSGDDKTMVILFREQASQRES
- a CDS encoding VWA domain-containing protein, whose product is MDSDTLEQLVDIPYPQHPHCATVLVLDTSASMKGAKIAELNEGLKILADELIQDDLAAKRIDLAIISFGRTVEVIQQFTGISQFEPPELEAGGYTPMGAAILEAASLIEKRKAEYRETGVDYYRPWIFLVTDGQPTDMSRGDARWQEVIQVIHGGEADRKFLFWALGVDQANMTVLRELSPPNRTPLQLKEAQWSDMFLWLSRSLAKISDSRIGEQISLENPTGPDGWGVVPL